A stretch of the Hyperolius riggenbachi isolate aHypRig1 chromosome 11, aHypRig1.pri, whole genome shotgun sequence genome encodes the following:
- the CCNE1 gene encoding G1/S-specific cyclin-E1 isoform X1 gives MQTKTEGSAGGSVPRSRKRKADVAILLQDPDENLDPEVMQMTRKKQYRHRVMWKSMDSYTSPQKIIPTPEKEDSTPESTTPLYLALRFRPTSVSPLPQLSWANETDVWHNMLRKESRYPRDKNLLDRHPELQHRMRSVLLDWLMEVCDVYKLHRETFYLAQDFLDRFMATQSNVVKTQLQLIGITSLFIAAKLEEIYPPKLHQFAYISDGACTEDEITYMELIIMKALKWCLAPMTAVSWLNVYLQVAYGKELQHFLLPQCPQQTYIRIVELLDLCILDIGCLAFPYSVLAAAVLYHFSNAELVDKVTGYKWIEIEECLRYLVPFALAIRDSGHQPVLKLFRGVDPEDMHNVQSHTGCLPLLEQAYEKQEMLAEGHRVSPLPSGILTPPKSDRKYWSSDSDSSSG, from the exons ATGCAGACAAAGACGGAGGGGTCGGCCGGCGGCTCTGTTCCTCGCTCGCGAAAGAGGAAGGCAGATGTTGCTATT CTCTTGCAGGACCCAGATGAGAACCTGGACCCGGAGGTGATGCAGATGACCCGGAAAAAGCAATACCGGCACAGG GTCATGTGGAAGAGCATGGACTCATATACTAGTCCCCAGAAGATCATCCCCACTCCGGAGAAAGAGGATTCCACCCCAGAGTCCACCACCCCTCTATACCTTGCACTGAGGTTCAGACCCACGTCTGTTTCGCCTCTACCACAACTTAG CTGGGCTAATGAGACCGATGTCTGGCATAACATGCTGAGGAAGGAAAGCCGTTATCCCCGGGACAAGAACCTGCTGGACAGACACCCGGAGCTGCAGCACAGAATGCGCTCAGTCCTCCTGGACTGGCTGATGGAG GTGTGCGACGTTTATAAGCTACACAGGGAAACTTTCTACCTGGCACAAGACTTTTTAGACCGCTTCATGGCCACACAAAGCAACGTGGTGAAGACCCAGCTGCAGCTCATCGGCATCACCTCACTATTTATTGCTGCCAAGCTAGAG GAGATCTATCCTCCCAAATTGCACCAGTTTGCCTATATATCTGATGGTGCCTGCACAGAGGACGAGATCACCTACATGGAGCTGATAATCATGAAG GCACTTAAATGGTGTTTGGCCCCGATGACGGCGGTGTCGTGGCTGAACGTCTACCTGCAGGTGGCTTATGGGAAAGAGTTGCAGCACTTCCTGCTCCCTCAGTGCCCCCAGCAGACCTACATCCGGATAGTGGAG CTGTTGGATCTCTGCATTCTGGACATCGGTTGTCTGGCGTTTCCGTACAGCGTCCTGGCAGCGGCGGTCCTTTACCACTTCTCCAACGCTGAGCTGGTGGACAAGGTGACAG GTTACAAGTGGATAGAGATTGAAGAGTGCCTGCGATATTTGGTGCCTTTCGCTCTGGCCATCAGGGATTCCGGGCATCAGCCTGTCCTCAAGCTGTTCCGAGGAGTGGATCCTGAGGATAtgcataatgtgcagtcacatactGGCTGCCTGCCGCTGCTG GAACAGGCGTACGAGAAGCAGGAGATGCTGGCCGAGGGCCATCGGGTGTCCCCGCTCCCCAGCGGCATTCTGACGCCTCCGAAAAGCGACAGGAAGTATTGGAGCTCCGATTCGGATTCCAGCTCCGGCTGA
- the CCNE1 gene encoding G1/S-specific cyclin-E1 isoform X2, translating into MLEPPIRVMWKSMDSYTSPQKIIPTPEKEDSTPESTTPLYLALRFRPTSVSPLPQLSWANETDVWHNMLRKESRYPRDKNLLDRHPELQHRMRSVLLDWLMEVCDVYKLHRETFYLAQDFLDRFMATQSNVVKTQLQLIGITSLFIAAKLEEIYPPKLHQFAYISDGACTEDEITYMELIIMKALKWCLAPMTAVSWLNVYLQVAYGKELQHFLLPQCPQQTYIRIVELLDLCILDIGCLAFPYSVLAAAVLYHFSNAELVDKVTGYKWIEIEECLRYLVPFALAIRDSGHQPVLKLFRGVDPEDMHNVQSHTGCLPLLEQAYEKQEMLAEGHRVSPLPSGILTPPKSDRKYWSSDSDSSSG; encoded by the exons GTCATGTGGAAGAGCATGGACTCATATACTAGTCCCCAGAAGATCATCCCCACTCCGGAGAAAGAGGATTCCACCCCAGAGTCCACCACCCCTCTATACCTTGCACTGAGGTTCAGACCCACGTCTGTTTCGCCTCTACCACAACTTAG CTGGGCTAATGAGACCGATGTCTGGCATAACATGCTGAGGAAGGAAAGCCGTTATCCCCGGGACAAGAACCTGCTGGACAGACACCCGGAGCTGCAGCACAGAATGCGCTCAGTCCTCCTGGACTGGCTGATGGAG GTGTGCGACGTTTATAAGCTACACAGGGAAACTTTCTACCTGGCACAAGACTTTTTAGACCGCTTCATGGCCACACAAAGCAACGTGGTGAAGACCCAGCTGCAGCTCATCGGCATCACCTCACTATTTATTGCTGCCAAGCTAGAG GAGATCTATCCTCCCAAATTGCACCAGTTTGCCTATATATCTGATGGTGCCTGCACAGAGGACGAGATCACCTACATGGAGCTGATAATCATGAAG GCACTTAAATGGTGTTTGGCCCCGATGACGGCGGTGTCGTGGCTGAACGTCTACCTGCAGGTGGCTTATGGGAAAGAGTTGCAGCACTTCCTGCTCCCTCAGTGCCCCCAGCAGACCTACATCCGGATAGTGGAG CTGTTGGATCTCTGCATTCTGGACATCGGTTGTCTGGCGTTTCCGTACAGCGTCCTGGCAGCGGCGGTCCTTTACCACTTCTCCAACGCTGAGCTGGTGGACAAGGTGACAG GTTACAAGTGGATAGAGATTGAAGAGTGCCTGCGATATTTGGTGCCTTTCGCTCTGGCCATCAGGGATTCCGGGCATCAGCCTGTCCTCAAGCTGTTCCGAGGAGTGGATCCTGAGGATAtgcataatgtgcagtcacatactGGCTGCCTGCCGCTGCTG GAACAGGCGTACGAGAAGCAGGAGATGCTGGCCGAGGGCCATCGGGTGTCCCCGCTCCCCAGCGGCATTCTGACGCCTCCGAAAAGCGACAGGAAGTATTGGAGCTCCGATTCGGATTCCAGCTCCGGCTGA
- the CCNE1 gene encoding G1/S-specific cyclin-E1 isoform X3, translating into MWKSMDSYTSPQKIIPTPEKEDSTPESTTPLYLALRFRPTSVSPLPQLSWANETDVWHNMLRKESRYPRDKNLLDRHPELQHRMRSVLLDWLMEVCDVYKLHRETFYLAQDFLDRFMATQSNVVKTQLQLIGITSLFIAAKLEEIYPPKLHQFAYISDGACTEDEITYMELIIMKALKWCLAPMTAVSWLNVYLQVAYGKELQHFLLPQCPQQTYIRIVELLDLCILDIGCLAFPYSVLAAAVLYHFSNAELVDKVTGYKWIEIEECLRYLVPFALAIRDSGHQPVLKLFRGVDPEDMHNVQSHTGCLPLLEQAYEKQEMLAEGHRVSPLPSGILTPPKSDRKYWSSDSDSSSG; encoded by the exons ATGTGGAAGAGCATGGACTCATATACTAGTCCCCAGAAGATCATCCCCACTCCGGAGAAAGAGGATTCCACCCCAGAGTCCACCACCCCTCTATACCTTGCACTGAGGTTCAGACCCACGTCTGTTTCGCCTCTACCACAACTTAG CTGGGCTAATGAGACCGATGTCTGGCATAACATGCTGAGGAAGGAAAGCCGTTATCCCCGGGACAAGAACCTGCTGGACAGACACCCGGAGCTGCAGCACAGAATGCGCTCAGTCCTCCTGGACTGGCTGATGGAG GTGTGCGACGTTTATAAGCTACACAGGGAAACTTTCTACCTGGCACAAGACTTTTTAGACCGCTTCATGGCCACACAAAGCAACGTGGTGAAGACCCAGCTGCAGCTCATCGGCATCACCTCACTATTTATTGCTGCCAAGCTAGAG GAGATCTATCCTCCCAAATTGCACCAGTTTGCCTATATATCTGATGGTGCCTGCACAGAGGACGAGATCACCTACATGGAGCTGATAATCATGAAG GCACTTAAATGGTGTTTGGCCCCGATGACGGCGGTGTCGTGGCTGAACGTCTACCTGCAGGTGGCTTATGGGAAAGAGTTGCAGCACTTCCTGCTCCCTCAGTGCCCCCAGCAGACCTACATCCGGATAGTGGAG CTGTTGGATCTCTGCATTCTGGACATCGGTTGTCTGGCGTTTCCGTACAGCGTCCTGGCAGCGGCGGTCCTTTACCACTTCTCCAACGCTGAGCTGGTGGACAAGGTGACAG GTTACAAGTGGATAGAGATTGAAGAGTGCCTGCGATATTTGGTGCCTTTCGCTCTGGCCATCAGGGATTCCGGGCATCAGCCTGTCCTCAAGCTGTTCCGAGGAGTGGATCCTGAGGATAtgcataatgtgcagtcacatactGGCTGCCTGCCGCTGCTG GAACAGGCGTACGAGAAGCAGGAGATGCTGGCCGAGGGCCATCGGGTGTCCCCGCTCCCCAGCGGCATTCTGACGCCTCCGAAAAGCGACAGGAAGTATTGGAGCTCCGATTCGGATTCCAGCTCCGGCTGA